A single Lactuca sativa cultivar Salinas chromosome 8, Lsat_Salinas_v11, whole genome shotgun sequence DNA region contains:
- the LOC111903145 gene encoding cyclic dof factor 1, with product MSELKDSAIKLFGKTIQLLHVDDDDVVLGKADDQQQQQQQQCSSSEDIKKNTTITQTEDTSCSNSSTSSGGINDDPRTPTADNEPSSKNSTKKENQNSEEKPQKPDKILPCPRCNSMDTKFCYYNNYNVNQPRHFCKNCQRYWTAGGTMRNTPVGSGRRKNKSSSSASYYRHLIVSEAAFQPSWKTNGSVLSFGSNVPLCESMNSALNFSDKSQKSEDDLSSNSVQRNFQKYPCPIQCFPHPPPPPPPWPYPCNIQEFPRIPLPNPTHYRPPTANLSGFPVSFYPTPPYWGCTVQPPPWSIPWVTPPNDQIAPHSLLGKHSRDGYMLSQSITSSNSRNEEFSRERDSESGVFTPKTLRVSDPNEAAKSSLWSTLGILKGENGSNNDNNNNNNGGNLYKAFQSKSHEKNEVVTSSLVNLQANPAAFSRSLNFRETS from the exons ATGTCGGAACTTAAAGATTCAGCGATTAAGCTTTTCGGGAAAACGATTCAGTTGCTTCATGTTGATGATGACGATGTCGTTCTAGGTAAAGCTgatgatcaacaacaacaacaacaacaacagtgtTCTTCTTCCGAAGACATCAAG AAAAACACTACAATAACTCAAACAGAAGACACATCATGTTCCAATTCAAGTACATCATCAGGAGGAATCAACGATGATCCAAGAACACCAACCGCCGACAATGAGCCTTCATCAAAAAACTCTACAAAAAAAGAAAACCAAAATTCAGAAGAAAAACCTCAAAAACCAGATAAGATTCTTCCATGTCCTCGATGTAATAGCATGGATACTAAATTCTGTTACTACAATAACTACAACGTTAACCAGCCACGTCACTTCTGCAAAAACTGTCAAAGATACTGGACAGCTGGCGGAACAATGAGAAACACACCCGTAGGTTCTGGAAGACGAAAGAACAAAAGTTCATCGTCTGCTTCATATTACCGCCACCTTATTGTCTCCGAAGCTGCTTTCCAACCTTCTTGGAAAACCAACGGCAGTGTTCTTAGTTTTGGATCTAATGTCCCCCTTTGTGAATCTATGAATTCAGCTTTAAACTTTTCAGATAAATCCCAGAAATCTGAAGATGACCTATCTTCTAATTCTGTACAAAGgaatttccaaaaatacccttgcCCAATCCAGTGCTTCCCtcatccaccacctcctcctcctccttggCCTTACCCATGTAACATCCAAGAATTTCCAAGAATACCCTTGCCGAACCCTACGCACTATCGACCTCCTACCGCAAATCTTTCAGGGTTTCCTGTATCTTTCTATCCAACACCGCCATACTGGGGTTGTACCGTACAACCACCCCCATGGAGTATACCATGGGTAACCCCTCCAAATGACCAAATTGCCCCTCATTCTCTTCTCGGAAAGCATTCTAGAGATGGGTATATGCTTTCTCAATCAATAACTTCTTCAAATTCAAGAAACGAAGAGTTTTCAAGAGAAAGAGATTCAGAAAGTGGCGTTTTCACCCCCAAGACTTTGCGAGTCAGCGATCCAAATGAGGCTGCAAAGAGCTCTTTATGGTCAACTCTAGGGATCTTAAAGGGTGAAAATGGtagtaataatgataataataataataataatggcgGAAATCTTTATAAGGCCTTTCAATCGAAAAGTCATGAGAAGAATGAAGTTGTTACGAGTTCTTTGGTGAATTTGCAAGCAAACCCTGCAGCCTTTTCAAGATCACTTAATTTTCGGGAGACTTCATAG